A stretch of Microbacterium sp. LWH3-1.2 DNA encodes these proteins:
- a CDS encoding metal ABC transporter solute-binding protein, Zn/Mn family — protein MTSLRRSLPVLGLAAASVLVLSGCAGTAVGEDAGDGMIAVVASTNVYGQIAEEIGGDLVDVTSIVTNESQDPHSFEPSARDQLAVSKADLVIENGGGYDAFIDALIESSGTEAPIVTAVEYSHDWPENAGHDEESADDDHDAHDHGDHEHVEGFNEHVWYDPHTIAHVAEAIAVELGELSPDDAETFTANAEAFAAGIAGLEVSLDEIGAADAGEKVFVTEPVPAYLVEAAGLVNATPAKFSEAVEEGQDVAPATLLESLALVQGGEVRVVITNTQTGGAETQEIVDEADGLGIPVIAFSETLPEGQTYISWMQANIEALNGALQA, from the coding sequence ATGACCTCCCTGCGACGTTCCCTGCCCGTGCTCGGCCTGGCGGCAGCATCCGTTCTCGTCCTCTCGGGATGCGCGGGTACCGCCGTCGGTGAAGACGCGGGCGACGGGATGATCGCGGTCGTGGCGTCGACCAATGTGTACGGCCAGATCGCCGAGGAGATCGGCGGCGACCTCGTCGACGTCACGTCGATCGTGACGAACGAATCTCAGGATCCGCACTCGTTCGAGCCCAGCGCGCGCGACCAGCTCGCCGTGTCGAAGGCCGACCTCGTGATCGAGAACGGCGGCGGGTACGACGCATTCATCGACGCGCTCATCGAGTCCAGCGGCACGGAGGCCCCGATCGTCACCGCTGTCGAGTACTCGCACGACTGGCCCGAGAACGCCGGCCACGACGAGGAGAGCGCCGACGACGACCACGACGCCCACGACCACGGCGACCACGAGCACGTCGAGGGGTTCAACGAGCACGTCTGGTACGACCCTCACACGATCGCGCACGTCGCCGAGGCCATCGCGGTCGAGCTCGGCGAGCTGAGCCCCGACGATGCCGAGACCTTCACCGCCAACGCCGAGGCCTTCGCCGCCGGGATCGCCGGCCTCGAGGTGTCGCTCGACGAGATCGGTGCGGCGGACGCCGGTGAGAAGGTGTTCGTCACCGAGCCCGTGCCGGCGTACCTCGTCGAGGCGGCCGGACTCGTGAACGCGACGCCCGCGAAGTTCAGCGAGGCGGTGGAAGAAGGACAGGATGTCGCGCCCGCGACGCTGCTCGAATCGCTTGCGCTCGTGCAGGGCGGCGAGGTGCGCGTCGTCATCACCAACACGCAGACCGGCGGCGCCGAGACGCAGGAGATCGTCGACGAGGCCGACGGGCTCGGCATCCCGGTGATCGCGTTCTCGGAAACGCTGCCGGAGGGGCAGACTTACATCTCGTGGATGCAGGCGAACATCGAGGCGCTGAACGGAGCGCTCCAGGCGTGA